In Erigeron canadensis isolate Cc75 chromosome 1, C_canadensis_v1, whole genome shotgun sequence, a single window of DNA contains:
- the LOC122585579 gene encoding putative wall-associated receptor kinase-like 16, whose translation MHLHILVAVVSVVAILTSLGKASAQERPYCETSCGNVNITFPFGSGPGCYHGPEFLVTCDRTHSEGPTLFLRASEISITNLSISTGEIEVTSYVAHDCYDSNGLRDENTSNDPSFTLMYFQVSTKNRFVAIGCDTDAYILGLSGGEYYGTGCMSVCDNNSGITNGSCSGVGCCEVKIPEGMGAFNLSLGSFFNHTNILKFNPCSHAFVVNQEYNHFNFSSTNLIDFGSIEKMPMLLDWAIGNETCDIASKDTQNFLCKGNSECDQKYAGSGYRCRCLEGYQGNPYIKDSCTNINECLDRNHVCLHKCVDTVGNYTCSCRRGYSGDGRKDGSGCTVKQSLVIMIAVCSLIAFILLLILVTWVYVGVKKHKVMMLREKFFKQNGGIMLQQRISKDGGSHDRFRLFTMKDLNKATDNYDESKIIGKGGYGTVYKGILSDNKIVAIKKSKLLDQTKTQIEQFINEVVILSQINHRNVVKLIGCCLEAEIPLLVYEFIPNGTLSDHIHEESKSVAVTWDIRLRIATETAGALSYLHYAASVPIVHRDIKTNNILLDDSYVAKVADFGASKLIPVDQIELETLVRGTLGYLDPEYLQTSQLTDKSDVYSFGVVLVELITGQKALNFDRPEEERSLAKYFLSSLKNGRLFQVLDQHLQLKELPNEIIQVSRIAERCLRVKGDERPTMKEVATELEGIMASVIQKHPWVQSIENEEEGEHLLQQSANYYAFTDRGSGSSSTFDSMSKQITLPAASGR comes from the exons ATGCATTTACACATACTAGTTGCAGTAGTATCAGTAGTAGCAATATTGACATCTTTAGGGAAAGCAAGTGCTCAAGAGAGGCCATATTGTGAAACGTCGTGTGGTAATGTGAATATAACATTTCCTTTTGGTTCAGGTCCAGGATGCTACCACGGTCCTGAGTTCCTTGTAACCTGTGACAGGACCCATAGTGAAGGGCCTACACTTTTCTTAAGAGCAAGCGAAATTAGTATTACAAATTTGTCAATAAGCACAGGCGAGATTGAAGTTACGTCGTATGTTGCTCATGATTGTTACGATAGCAATGGGTTAAGAGACGAGAACACATCCAATGATCCGTCTTTCACGTTGATGTATTTCCAAGTATCAACCAAGAACAGGTTTGTCGCCATTGGGTGTGACACCGACGCGTATATCCTAGGATTAAGTGGGGGTGAATATTATGGTACTGGATGCATGTCTGTTTGTGATAACAACAGCGGTATCACAAATGGATCTTGCTCCGGGGTTGGGTGTTGTGAAGTGAAAATCCCAGAAGGAATGGGCGCTTTTAACTTGTCCCTGGGTAGCTTCTTTAACCATACcaatatattaaagtttaaCCCTTGTAGCCATGCTTTTGTTGTTAACCAAGAGTACAATCACTTCAACTTTTCCTCCACCAATCTGATCGATTTTGGAAGTATAGAGAAGATGCCCATGTTACTTGATTGGGCAATCGGTAATGAAACTTGTGACATAGCAAGTAAAGACACACAAAACTTCCTATGTAAAGGAAACAGTGAATGCGATCAAAAATATGCTGGTTCTGGATATCGATGTCGTTGCCTTGAAGGTTATCAAGGAAACCCTTATATTAAAGATAGCTGCACAA ATATTAATGAGTGTCTGGACAGAAATCATGTTTGCCTGCATAAATGCGTTGATACTGTAGGAAATTATACATGTTCTTGTCGAAGAGGATACTCTGGAGATGGCAGGAAAGATGGATCTGGTTGCACTGTAAAGCAATCTTTAGTTATAATGATTGCCGTGT GTAGCTTGATTGCTTTCATACTTCTGCTTATACTTGTCACCTGGGTGTATGTGGGAGTCAAGAAGCATAAGGTTATGATGCTCAGGGAAAAATTCTTTAAGCAAAATGGTGGAATTATGTTGCAGCAACGTATTTCTAAAGATGGGGGTTCTCATGACCGGTTCAGATTATTCACTATGAAAGACCTTAACAAGGCGACTGACAACTATGATGAGAGCAAGATTATCGGTAAGGGTGGCTATGGCACAGTTTATAAAGGAATTCTATCTGATAATAAAATAGTTGCCATAAAGAAGTCCAAATTGTTAGATCAAACCAAAACCCAGATAGAGCAATTTATAAATGAAGTTGTTATCCTTTCCCAAATCAatcatagaaatgtggtgaagCTGATTGGATGCTGTTTGGAAGCAGAAATCCCTTTATTGGTTTACGAGTTCATTCCAAATGGTACTCTGTCTGATCATATCCACGAAGAAAGCAAGTCAGTGGCTGTTACTTGGGACATCCGGCTGAGAATAGCAACAGAGACAGCTGGAGCACTTTCATATTTACACTATGCAGCGTCTGTCCCAATCGTTCATCGAGATATCAAGACTAATAATATACTTTTAGATGATAGTTATGTAGCAAAAGTGGCtgattttggagcatctaaactAATTCCCGTGGATCAGATTGAGTTGGAAACATTGGTGCGGGGAACACTAGGTTACTTAGATCCCGAATACTTGCAGACGAGTCAACTGACTGATAAGAGCGATGTTTATAGTTTCGGGGTAGTACTAGTAGAGCTTATAACTGGACAAAAAGCTCTTAACTTTGATAGGCCAGAGGAAGAGAGGAGCCTAGCTAAATACTTTTTATCTTCTTTAAAAAATGGGAGACTCTTCCAGGTTCTCGATCAACACTTGCAGCTAAAAGAACTCCCTAACGAGATAATCCAAGTTTCAAGAATTGCAGAAAGATGCTTACGTGTTAAAGGGGATGAAAGGCCTACTATGAAGGAAGTTGCGACAGAGCTGGAAGGAATAATGGCATCAGTGATACAAAAGCATCCTTGGGTGCAAAGTATTGAAAATGAAGAGGAAGGAGAGCATTTGCTTCAGCAATCAGCGAATTACTACGCATTCACAGATAGGGGCAGCGGAAGCTCAAGTACTTTTGATAGCATGAGCAAGCAAATTACTTTACCCGCAGCTAGTGGCAGGTGA
- the LOC122591470 gene encoding wall-associated receptor kinase 5-like — protein MNSRILLVAVVVVVVAMTSLAPVTSKQSTDCERSCGDIDIPYPFGLEDGCYHSRDFLVTCDRSSGTPVLFLRDSNITLNNMYPADSEIRVMGNVAHVCYDSPDNETLSNAWLNLNNFWISDTNSFVAIGCQTDAYVIGRKDTNQIITGCVSTCNDSNISDITNGSCSGTGCCEFTIPEGLGYSQVRLTSNNTMTLNPCSHAFVVEEGGYNFSSTDLLDFGSEKMPMKLVWAIIDGDKTCHTSNASDDFLCKGNSECDQEYVGPGYRCYCMEGYDGNPYIKDNCTNIDECKDGTHDCEDWDICTDTVGSYICTTKGWAGYTKNSTYYCVILKSMLLLAGISVVGLFLLLLFTWIYLGLKRRKNLILREKFFKQNGGIMLQQRISGDGSSQIQAILFTVEELEKATNNYDQSRIIGKGGFGTVFKGVLPDDRIVAIKMSKIVDQTQTQVDQFINEVVILSQINHRNVVKLIGCCLETEIPSLVYEFIPNGTLFDHIHNECKSKAITWDIRLRIVTETAGALSYLHSAASVPIIHRDVKPMNILIDSSYVAKVADFGASKLIPMDQNELATLVQGTLGYLDPEYLQTNQLTEKSDVYSFGVVLVELLTGKKIINFERPEKERNLTKHFIASIDNETLLEVLDENLQLKEVPHDIILVSRLAQRCLHLKGDERPTMKEVALELEGISASMIDKHPWVKSTSSEEATEYLLNGPSENYEDTDDTDSSTSTFYSMICKPKITPMASGGYR, from the exons ATGAATTCGCGAATACTACTAGTAGCAGTAGTAGTGGTGGTAGTAGCAATGACCTCTTTGGCGCCAGTAACTTCGAAGCAAAGTACAGATTGTGAAAGATCATGTGGTGATATTGATATTCCATACCCGTTTGGTTTAGAAGACGGATGCTACCACAGTAGAGATTTTCTTGTGACTTGTGATCGATCATCTGGCACTCCCGTACTTTTCCTTAGAGATAGCAATATTACTCTAAATAATATGTATCCTGCTGACAGTGAAATAAGGGTTATGGGTAATGTTGCCCATGTTTGCTACGACAGCCCTGATAATGAAACACTCAGCAACGCATGGCTGAATTTAAATAACTTCTGGATCTCAGATACTAACAGCTTTGTTGCCATTGGGTGTCAGACAGACGCATATGTTATAGGAAGAAAAGATACAAACCAGATCATTACTGGATGCGTTTCTACATGTAATGATAGCAACATCAGTGATATCACAAATGGATCTTGCTCTGGTACTGGCTGTTGTGAATTTACAATTCCAGAAGGGTTGGGCTATTCACAAGTGAGACTGACTAGCAACAATACAATGACATTGAATCCTTGTAGCCATGCTTTTGTCGTTGAAGAAGGGGGGTACAACTTTTCTTCCACTGATCTTCTTGATTTTGGAAGTGAGAAGATGCCGATGAAACTTGTCTGGGCAATAATAGATGGAGACAAGACTTGTCACACGAGTAACGCATCGGATGATTTCTTATGTAAAGGAAATAGTGAGTGCGACCAAGAATATGTTGGTCCTGGATATCGTTGTTATTGCATGGAGGGTTATGATGGCAACCCATATATCAAAGATAACTGCACAA ATATTGATGAATGTAAAGACGGAACTCATGATTGCGAAGATTGGGATATATGCACTGATACTGTAGGAAGCTATATTTGCACTACAAAAG GATGGGCTGGATACACTAAAAACTCAACATATTATTGTGTTATATTAAAGTCAATGCTTCTTCTTGCAGGTATCTCAGTTGTTggtttatttttgcttttactCTTTACCTGGATATACTTGGGACTTAAAAGGCGTAAGAATTTGATTCTAAGAGAAAAGTTTTTTAAGCAAAATGGCGGAATAATGTTGCAGCAAAGAATTTCCGGTGATGGGAGTTCTCAAATTCAAGCTATACTCTTTACGGTAGAAGAGCTTGAAAAGGCAACCAACAACTATGATCAGAGCAGGATCATTGGAAAGGGTGGTTTTGGAACGGTATTTAAAGGAGTTCTACCTGATGACAGAATAGTTGCCATAAAAATGTCCAAGATAGTAGATCAAACTCAAACCCAAGTCGATCAGTTTATTAATGAAGTTGTTATCCTTTCTCAAATAAATCACAGAAATGTGGTGAAGCTTATTGGTTGCTGCCTGGAAACAGAGATTCCTTCATTAGTTTATGAATTTATTCCAAATGGCACTCTCTTTGATCACATCCACAATGAATGCAAGTCGAAGGCTATTACTTGGGATATCCGGCTGAGAATAGTAACAGAAACGGCTGGAGCACTTTCATATTTACACTCTGCAGCTTCTGTTCCAATCATTCATCGAGATGTGAAGCCCATGAATATACTTATTGATAGTAGCTATGTAGCAAAAGTAGCTGATTTTGGAGCTTCAAAGCTAATCCCTATGGATCAGAATGAATTGGCAACACTGGTGCAAGGAACACTTGGCTACTTGGATCCTGAATACTTGCAGACAAATCAGCTAACTGAAAAGAGCGATGTTTATAGTTTTGGGGTAGTACTAGTAGAACTTTTGACCGGAAAGAAGATTATTAACTTCGAAAGGCCAGAGAAAGAAAGgaatttaaccaaacattttaTAGCTTCTATAGACAATGAGACTCTATTAGAGGTTCTTGATGAAAACTTGCAACTAAAGGAAGTTCCTCATGATATCATCCTAGTTTCAAGGCTTGCCCAAAGATGCTTGCACCTTAAAGGAGACGAAAGGCCTACCATGAAGGAAGTGGCATTAGAGCTAGAAGGAATATCGGCATCAATGATTGACAAGCATCCATGGGTGAAAAGCACTTCAAGTGAAGAAGCAACTGAATATTTGCTTAACGGACCAAGTGAAAACTATGAAGACACTGATGACACCGATTCAAGCACATCAACTTTTTATAGCATGATCTGCAAGCCTAAGATAACACCAATGGCTAGTGGTGGGTATAGGTAG